The window GCATCGGTTCCCTGCTGCACACCTATGACGAAGAGAAGGGCTTCGGTGCTTCCAACCGTGGTCGTTACTCCAACCCCGAAGTGGACAAGCTGCTTGAAGAAGCGCTGGTGACTGTTGATCCTGCCAAGCACAACGCGCTGATCATCAAGGCCACCGAAATCGGTCTCAACGATGTGGGTATCGTACCCATCCACTATCAGGTGAACGTGTGGGGCATGAAGAAGGGCCTGAACTACAACGGCCGTACTGACAGCTACACCCTGACCCGTGAAATCTCCGTCGTGAAATAACGGATGGTTACGTGAGGCGCTTCGCGGGTTTGCCGCAGCGCCTTATTTCGGCTATACAAACGAAGATACATGACCGGAGGGGCGTGCTCGTCGCGCCCCTTCGGACTGTCTTCTGTCCGGAGCTGTTGCAGTTTCCGATGCATCGGAACTGCAACATTGTTTTCTCGATCTAATTTCGGAGCGTCATCTTTTATGCTCGCCTTCCTCATTCGACGCATCTCGCAGAGCGCTGTCGTTCTGCTTGTCATGTCCGTGCTGGTTTTTGTGGGCGTGTTTTACATCGGCAACCCCATCGACATCCTCATTGCACCGGATGCGACCCCTGCCGAGTATGCACGTGCCGTCAAGGAACTGGGCTTGGACAAGCCGTTGTGGGAACAGTATTTCGTCTTTCTGAAGGGTGCCCTGCAAGGGGATTTCGGAAAGTCCTTCGTGTATAACGAACCGGCGTTGCAAGTGATTCTTGCTCGCCTGCCCGCCACGCTGGAACTGGCCTTCACGGCCATGTTCATGGCCGTTCTGGTAGGTATTCCGCTGGGCATGGTAGCAGGCATTCAGTCCGATAACTGGATTGGCCGCAACATCATGCGTTTTTCCATTCTCGGTTTCAGCCTGCCTACGTTCTGGGTGGGGCTGATGCTCATCATTCTGTTCTCCGTGCAACTGAACTGGCTGCCATCGGGCGGTCGTGGCGAAACCGTGGACATATTGGGCTTCCCCGTCAGTTTCCTGTCGTGGGAAGGCTTCTCGCACCTCATATTGCCCGCCATGAACCTTGCGCTGTTCAAGATGTCTCTGGCCATCCGCCTGAGCAGGGCAGGGGTGCAGGAAAATCTGCAGATGGACTACGTGAAGTTCGCCCGGGCCAAGGGCCTGAGCAATACCCGCATCATCGGCCTGCACGTCATGAAGAACATCATGATACCGGTTGTTACCGTGTTGGGTATGGAGCTTGGCAACCTCATCGCCTTTGCGGTGGTCACGGAAACCATCTTCGCGTGGCCCGGCATGGGCAAGCTGGTCATAGACTCCATCGGCGTGCTGGATCGTCCCATAATCGTGGCGTATCTGCTTATCACCGTGACGATGTTCATCATCATCAACCTCGTCGTGGACATTCTCTATTCGATTCTCGACCCCCGCGTCCGTCTGGGGCAAGAACGATAGTTCCGCACAGGACAGCCATATGACGAATACAAATACAGCTACCGCGGCAGGGACCGCGAAGGAAGAATCCCTCTTCCTGCTGGCGGTAAAGGAATACTTCGAGAGCCGCGTTGCGGCGCTGGGTCTGCTGGTGCTGATCGCCATTGTCGTTGTGGCGCTGGCAGCTCCCTACATTGCCCCGCAGAACCCGTACGACCTCATGTCCATCGACATCATGGACGGCAAGCTGGAGCCCGGGAAATCATCCTTTGACGGTTCCATCACCTACATTCTGGGCACGGATACGCAGGGCCGCGACATGTACAGCTCCATTCTGTACGGTCTGCGCATAAGCCTTGGCGTCGGCGTGCTCAGCACGGTCATCGCGCTGGTCATCGGGGCCGCCATAGGCCTGTGGTCGGCGTATCTCGGGGGCAAGACGGATGCGTTCATCATGCGCGTGGTGGACCTGCAGCTGAGTT is drawn from Desulfovibrio mangrovi and contains these coding sequences:
- a CDS encoding ABC transporter permease, which gives rise to MLAFLIRRISQSAVVLLVMSVLVFVGVFYIGNPIDILIAPDATPAEYARAVKELGLDKPLWEQYFVFLKGALQGDFGKSFVYNEPALQVILARLPATLELAFTAMFMAVLVGIPLGMVAGIQSDNWIGRNIMRFSILGFSLPTFWVGLMLIILFSVQLNWLPSGGRGETVDILGFPVSFLSWEGFSHLILPAMNLALFKMSLAIRLSRAGVQENLQMDYVKFARAKGLSNTRIIGLHVMKNIMIPVVTVLGMELGNLIAFAVVTETIFAWPGMGKLVIDSIGVLDRPIIVAYLLITVTMFIIINLVVDILYSILDPRVRLGQER